TAAAACTCAACATTTCATTCAAGTTAACCTTAGGATGACAGAGGTAAAATTGAACTGTGAGGCCATCTAGTGGCGTTTGACTGTAATTTGTATCCCTATGTTTTAAGAAATATTCAAAAATAGTGTTTAATGAAGGTAGGAAATATGAAAATTAAGGCAAAACATTGCCTAAAAAGGTCAGTTTTGGGAGTGAAAAAGCATTTCAGGAGCTTTCATCATCTCCATTATTCCTTTCTTCTACAGCTGCCACATCTTTCCGTGTCTTTGACAGTCCGGTTCCATCCTCTCTGCCCTCTCCTCAGCCTACAGAAGACCACCTGTGGTCCATTGTTGGGTCACAAGTTCAGGCGAAAACAATCCTCCCGTGGGAAGTGGACAGTAAAGTGAGGGGTGCTATTTAAAGACCTGATAATGAAGAGGCACGGTGGACTCCTGGAATCATGTTCTCTTTcatcattaacacacacacacacacacacacacacacacacacacacacacacacacacacacacaacacacacacaagctgtaaCTCCCCAGTCACTCCGGCATTATAGAGGTACAACTAGTCTGTGTGCTGCTGATGCAAAAAGTATGATAATGAAAGATTTACCCAGGTCTTTATTTGACTGTGCTTTCTATTACAGTTACACCTTTAATTAAATCTGAAACTACTGTTGATGTACAAAGAGTATTTATCACAATGTCACACATGACTTGACTTAAGTCATGAAAATGCAagtttttggacaataaaacaCTTTTCAGAGAGGTTGTTGTTAGGTCCTTTCATATCTTCCAAGAAATATAAAATTAGACAAACTGGTTATAATTCCACATGGCTACCAGGTTTTAAGTATAATTCTTAGATGACCATTTAGGCAAATCCTTTATGCTTCTCGGGTTGATACTGCCGGCTGTGGCTCCTCTTTTGCCCAGCCCAGTGTTTATTAATAAATCTAAACAGAACAGAGGTAGTCATGGTCACACATAGCAGCACactgactgagagagagaggaggctgGGTCAACTGtcttcagccccccccccttctttatTGGCACATACTGCTCCCGCTCACTCTTTGCCTCTCACTCTTTGCCTCTCACTCTTTGCCGCTCACTTTGCTTTGTCGTTTGAACCGCAACTGATTTCTAGTAAATTCGTCCTGAGGATACTGCATAAGGGCAAAAGGAACAAGCATACACACAGACGTAAGTACTATTATATTACATGTTTACATATGATGATTTGTGTAATTGATGTTGTTCAAATTTGAATGAAAGTCCCTAAAGAAAATCCAAAAAACTTACCATTCCTGCTGCTCCCAACTTCTAAATAACTAACTCCAAACAGACGAAAACTAAGTGTTCAGAATGCTCTCAAATGTAGGCCAGTGCAGTATTTGGGTGGTGGAGGTCTAAGGAATGTGTTTTGTGCCCATGCCTGGCTTGCAGCAAGACAGCTGGTGACTATCATGTCTTCCCCCGGGCTTTAGTCAGTCATTCGTAGCACAAAACTGTCCAGTCTTTAGATTTTGGTACTCATATTATTCATATAATCCGACCTTGTTTAATACAAAATGCGTTTTGAACTTTGGTCGAGGAGGTTTTGGAGAGGAAACAGCAGGTATCAAATGAATGTTACAATTGTCTTCAATGCCCTTTCTACATAACTAATCTCTGCCAATGAAAGTATTGGGTCAATTTGATCAATTACACTCTGTGAGTCTCTGGCCAGTATTGGCAAACACCTCAAAGAGTGAAATTACAGCTACATCATTCACTAGGGGAGATTGCTATTGCCCATCCATTGGCACAATGACATGTTATGATAATACGCTCTCTAATGTCATCTATGTAATGCCACTTGTTGGAGCTTCAGACGAAAGACATTTCTATGTGTTTACATAAGTAgtgttgcagtttttttgtgaatgcaATGTTTGTTTGAAGTGTGTGTCTGATCATTGCCAAGCAGTCAGTTGCTCCCTGGGGCGTGTAGCCTTGCAGGACAGCTGCTGGTAGCATACCATTTGCTAAAATTGCCCCCTTGCCCACCTCCACTTGTCTACATGTGCTAATGATATCGGCATAACTTAAAGACGTCTGGCCAAAATATTAACCCAACTCCACTGCTGGCATGTCATCAGTGCAGGCCAGGCCTTGTATTTGTGGCATGCAGCACGACTGCCGACAAATGCAGCTATCTAGCTTAATATGCATTAGCTAGGTTGACTAACATATTCGTGTGCTTTTGTCAAGGGATGAGACGGATATAAAGGAGACTTCTACATCGGAAGTGGCTACAAGTACTAGGCTAAACTAATGGAGGACGATAACATTTCATCTGCTGGGTTCGAGCCTCTCTTCATTAAGGAAGAGGATGCGGATCCAGACAGAAACTTAATGGAACAAAGAGAATGCAACACAGCACAATCTGGACTCACTTTCACAGGAACACAGCTGAATCAATCAGCTTTAATTAAGCCATACTTACAGGAGATGGATAACTTACTGAAAAGTTGTGAGGAGCTCACTGGTATCCCCTTTGGTTCTCACTTCTCAGCAACTTACAATGAAACAAGCCTGAGTGAATCAACTCATAGCcacagcaaagaagaagacgCAATGGAGAGCGGTGGAGAAACAAGTACTTCTCCCCAAGCATATCTTTCCACAAGCTACATTGACATACATATGGATGGGGCTGGAACAGAAAACCAGCCAACACAAGGCCATTCTCAAGACTTGGGCCCCATCATTACCAGTCATGGAGTTACCACAGAAGCTTCTTGTCAAAACGAAATGCCTCTCACTTCGGCGGGAAACAAACTGAGTGACACCATGGTGGAGTACGAGGGTCAACTATTGGGGATGTTGGCCATGCTGGAGAGCTGTATGGAAGAATCTGGGATGGACTTTGAGCCCCAAGGCTGGCCTACAGATGCAAGCCAAGAATATGTACACATCAGTAAGACTCCTCATCTTTATAGGGGTACAACACTGGTGCCCCTACAGCAAGGACAGCCAATGAAGATGGAGACCCAGCCAATACAATTAGAATCCTGGGCTGGTCAACATGCGGGAGGAGAGGAAGCTCCCAGGGAAAGCAGAAATAAGGAAACACTGGGTTCAGCAACAAATGGAAGCCAGCAGAATCCTGTTCTAAGTTGTGACAACATGGGTGGCTTCTCAATGGAAACAGTGGAATCCAAAGACCAAGCGGGTCTTGATTCTGAGTTCAGGTTTCCAGGGCCATCAATGCCATTATATAGTACAGAAAATGATCACATGTACTGTGAGGAGACAAAGACAAGATATACCTTTATGTCTACTAATGAAGGTGCAAACGCAAAGTATGACATAACTAAAATTGAAACACACAACATTGAATTGCCAGCTGAAGAGACTCAGGAGCTCAAGATGGAAACCAGTGATCTGGGATTCTGCATGAATGAACTACGCGCACTAGGTTCTCATATGGAGGAGTGCATAGAGGAGGTAAAGCGGttagaaaaaaggagaaaggaaCTGCTGAAGGAGGTGCTGGAGTTGAGAGGGAATAAAGACGGAGAGGAGGCAGAGGGGAGCAATGAAGAGGAGACAGAAGAGCAAATTGATAGAAAAGTGGCAGAGCTGATGAGCGCACtgaagagggaggaagaggggagaagagaggagaggaagaaagagattCAACGCCTTAGGGAGGAGAGAGCCAAGGAGGAGAGGATGCTGGGAAGGTAAATCTGGAGAGACAGGGCCTGCACGAGGAGCTTAGAAAGCTGAAGAGGAGACTGTTCGCCATGGCTAGGGACTGTGCTCACAACCAGGCCGCCATGAACACCCAGCACAGAGAGGTGAGTTTCTAAAGAGAGAAGAGGTAAGAAACTCCTCAGGAAAAATCTTTATCTGTGCATCCCG
This region of Etheostoma spectabile isolate EspeVRDwgs_2016 unplaced genomic scaffold, UIUC_Espe_1.0 scaffold00005097, whole genome shotgun sequence genomic DNA includes:
- the LOC116677444 gene encoding LOW QUALITY PROTEIN: uncharacterized protein LOC116677444 (The sequence of the model RefSeq protein was modified relative to this genomic sequence to represent the inferred CDS: inserted 2 bases in 2 codons); this encodes MEDDNISSAGFEPLFIKEEDADPDRNLMEQRECNTAQSGLTFTGTQLNQSALIKPYLQEMDNLLKSCEELTGIPFGSHFSATYNETSLSESTHSHSKEEDAMESGGETSTSPQAYLSTSYIDIHMDGAGTENQPTQGHSQDLGPIITSHGVTTEASCQNEMPLTSAGNKLSDTMVEYEGQLLGMLAMLESCMEESGMDFEPQGWPTDASQEYVHISKTPHLYRGTTLVPLQQGQPMKMETQPIQLESWAGQHAGGEEAPRESRNKETLGSATNGSQQNPVLSCDNMGGFSMETVESKDQAGLDSEFRFPGPSMPLYSTENDHMYCEETKTRYTFMSTNEGANAKYDITKIETHNIELPAEETQELKMETSDLGFCMNELRALGSHMEECIEEVKRLEKRRKELLKEVLELRGNKDGEEAEGSNEEETEEQIDRKVAELMSALKREEEGRREERKKEIQRLREERAKEERMLXKVNLERQGLHEELRKLKRRLFAMARDCAHNQAAMNTQHREXEFLKREEEKLQSLVLQLTEEASQLRVAHQQQLLDLQAELHAQHSSHTSNTQDELTQCRRHSCGDIQQYLQGGLKALEDRYEPILLTLLKRREATAAALVKAKEQAKELKAQLRPLKEEIQKLNLRRACLEEKLKLICLQRREDVGQYKETVYCLEDRSRELKTELKIQKRKTNEIEDLRDSLTKQLLIFRAAIKDQTVTMRKHDCMFYN